A single region of the Actinoplanes sp. SE50/110 genome encodes:
- the ybaK gene encoding Cys-tRNA(Pro) deacylase, with translation MPKRAAGTPATVLLTAQRVAHTLHPYQVSPDAPNYGALVAAALGVAPERVFKTLVAEVDGALVVGVVPVTGELDLKALAHAAGGKRAALADRATAERSTGYVRGGISPLGQRRRLPTVIDDSAFGAEPMYVSAGRRGLQVSLAPADLVRLTSATVAAIRA, from the coding sequence ATGCCGAAGAGGGCGGCCGGCACCCCGGCCACTGTGCTGCTGACCGCGCAGCGGGTGGCGCACACCCTGCACCCGTACCAGGTGTCGCCGGACGCGCCGAACTACGGCGCCCTGGTCGCGGCGGCTCTGGGCGTGGCGCCGGAGCGGGTGTTCAAGACGCTGGTGGCCGAGGTGGACGGTGCCCTGGTGGTCGGTGTGGTGCCGGTCACCGGCGAGCTCGACCTGAAGGCGCTGGCGCACGCGGCGGGCGGGAAACGGGCGGCGCTGGCCGACCGGGCGACGGCCGAGCGCAGCACCGGCTACGTCCGCGGCGGGATCAGTCCACTGGGTCAGCGCAGGCGACTGCCCACAGTGATCGACGACTCGGCGTTCGGTGCGGAGCCGATGTACGTCTCGGCCGGCCGCCGCGGTCTGCAGGTGAGCCTGGCGCCGGCCGACCTGGTCCGGTTGACCAGCGCCACCGTCGCGGCCATCCGGGCGTGA
- a CDS encoding methyltransferase domain-containing protein has translation MPGVTPELLALLQTPEGEQALAVATGMGDGEPLAAASALRARGFGAELAAAALTQASLRRRAAMKFGPDAAGMFFTRHGLEQATRAVVADRRAARLVAAGVTSLADLGCGLGADALAAARHGITVYAVDADPATAALAAANAHAAGLADRITVTCADATTVTVERFDAVFADPARRQSGRGRVFDPKSYSPPWDFVAGLAGRVPRTVLKLAPGIDHGLLPPGAEGEWVSVGGDLVEAAFWCGPLAAVPRRATLAGVGELTGTGDRRAPVGPVGAWFYDPDPAVVRSHLVAEFAERIGGRLGDPEIAYVYTDDPVDTPFARRLAVTDVLPFSLKRLRALLRDRGVGTLEIRKRGSALVPDQLRKDLKLSGPQAAGLVLTRVDGAPTVLLTEHS, from the coding sequence ATGCCTGGTGTGACCCCTGAACTCCTTGCTCTGCTGCAGACCCCGGAAGGTGAGCAGGCCCTGGCCGTGGCGACCGGGATGGGCGACGGCGAGCCGCTCGCCGCGGCCTCGGCCCTGCGGGCCCGGGGCTTCGGCGCGGAGCTGGCCGCAGCCGCACTCACCCAGGCTAGTTTGCGCCGCCGGGCGGCGATGAAATTCGGCCCGGACGCCGCCGGAATGTTCTTCACCCGGCACGGCCTGGAGCAGGCCACCCGGGCGGTGGTCGCGGATCGCCGGGCGGCCCGGCTGGTGGCGGCCGGCGTCACCAGCCTCGCCGATCTCGGTTGCGGCCTCGGCGCCGACGCGCTCGCCGCCGCGCGGCACGGGATCACGGTGTACGCGGTGGACGCCGACCCGGCCACCGCCGCCCTCGCCGCGGCGAATGCGCACGCCGCCGGCCTGGCCGACCGGATCACCGTGACCTGCGCCGACGCCACCACCGTCACGGTGGAGAGGTTCGACGCGGTCTTCGCCGATCCGGCCCGCCGGCAGAGCGGCCGCGGCCGGGTGTTCGACCCGAAGTCGTATTCGCCGCCCTGGGACTTCGTCGCCGGACTGGCCGGCCGGGTCCCCCGCACGGTGCTCAAGCTGGCCCCGGGGATCGACCACGGGCTGCTGCCGCCGGGCGCCGAGGGCGAGTGGGTGAGTGTCGGCGGCGACCTGGTGGAGGCGGCCTTCTGGTGCGGTCCGCTGGCCGCCGTGCCGCGCCGGGCGACCCTGGCCGGGGTCGGCGAGCTCACCGGCACGGGGGACCGGCGGGCCCCGGTCGGCCCGGTCGGCGCGTGGTTCTACGACCCCGATCCGGCGGTGGTCCGGTCGCACCTGGTGGCCGAGTTCGCCGAGCGGATCGGCGGGCGGCTGGGTGACCCGGAGATCGCCTACGTCTACACCGACGACCCGGTGGACACCCCGTTCGCCCGGCGGCTGGCGGTGACCGACGTGCTGCCGTTCTCGCTGAAGCGGCTGCGCGCGCTGTTGCGCGACCGCGGGGTGGGCACCCTGGAGATCCGCAAGCGGGGTTCGGCGCTCGTACCGGATCAGTTGCGCAAGGATCTGAAACTGTCCGGGCCGCAGGCCGCGGGCTTGGTCCTGACCCGGGTGGACGGTGCCCCCACGGTGTTGCTGACCGAGCACTCCTGA
- a CDS encoding sugar ABC transporter substrate-binding protein has translation MRKGLFALAAVGLLATGSMAACGDKKDDTTPSSGGSNAASAGKVGVILPDTKSSARWATADLKYLTDAFKAAGVDADIQNAQGDKTQFASIADGMISKGVKVLVIVNLDSGSGAAVLKKAKDAGIATIDYDRLTLNGGADFYVSFDNTKVGQLQGQGLVDCLTAAKVTKPVIAELNGSPTDNNATLFKQGYDSVLKPKYDSGDYVKGPDQSVPDWDNAQGGTIFEQMLTSNKNIKGVLAANDGLGNAAISVLKKNKLNGQVPVTGQDATVQGLQNILAGDQCMTVYKAIKKEADAASALAISLAKGQAPTTATGSVTDPESKKDVKSVLLDPQSITKANVKDVVADGFVTKEELCTADFAKACTDAGIS, from the coding sequence ATGCGTAAGGGACTGTTCGCCCTTGCCGCGGTCGGCCTGCTGGCCACCGGAAGCATGGCCGCCTGTGGCGACAAGAAGGACGACACGACCCCGAGCTCGGGCGGCAGCAACGCCGCTTCGGCGGGCAAGGTCGGCGTCATCCTCCCCGACACCAAGAGCTCGGCTCGCTGGGCGACCGCGGACCTCAAGTACCTGACCGACGCGTTCAAGGCGGCCGGCGTCGACGCCGACATCCAGAACGCGCAGGGCGACAAGACCCAGTTCGCGAGCATCGCCGACGGCATGATCTCGAAGGGCGTCAAGGTCCTGGTCATCGTCAACCTGGACTCGGGTTCCGGTGCCGCGGTGCTGAAGAAGGCCAAGGACGCGGGTATCGCGACGATCGACTACGACCGTCTGACCCTCAACGGTGGCGCGGACTTCTACGTGTCCTTCGACAACACCAAGGTCGGCCAGCTGCAGGGCCAGGGCCTGGTCGACTGCCTGACCGCGGCCAAGGTCACCAAGCCGGTCATCGCCGAGCTCAACGGCTCGCCGACCGACAACAACGCCACGCTGTTCAAGCAGGGCTACGACTCGGTGCTCAAGCCGAAGTACGACTCGGGCGACTACGTCAAGGGCCCGGACCAGAGCGTTCCGGACTGGGACAACGCCCAGGGCGGCACCATCTTCGAGCAGATGCTGACCAGCAACAAGAACATCAAGGGTGTGCTGGCCGCCAACGACGGTCTCGGCAACGCGGCGATCTCGGTGCTGAAGAAGAACAAGCTGAACGGCCAGGTCCCGGTGACCGGCCAGGACGCCACCGTCCAGGGTCTGCAGAACATCCTCGCCGGCGACCAGTGCATGACGGTCTACAAGGCGATCAAGAAGGAGGCCGACGCGGCCTCCGCGCTGGCCATCTCGCTGGCCAAGGGCCAGGCGCCGACCACGGCGACCGGCAGCGTCACCGACCCGGAGTCGAAGAAGGACGTCAAGTCGGTCCTGCTCGACCCGCAGTCGATCACCAAGGCGAACGTCAAGGACGTCGTGGCGGACGGCTTCGTGACCAAGGAGGAGCTCTGCACCGCGGACTTCGCCAAGGCCTGCACCGACGCTGGCATCAGCTGA
- a CDS encoding ATP-binding cassette domain-containing protein, giving the protein MAATPLLELRGINKSFGPVQVLHDVGLNVYPGEVTALVGDNGAGKSTLVKCISGIYNIDSGTAVFDGKEVAIHSPRDASALGIEVVYQDLALCDNLDIVQNMFLGREKKRGVVLDEATMEEMAGETLRSLSVRTVKSLRQLVASLSGGQRQTVAIAKAVLWNSKVVILDEPTAALGVAQTAQVLELVRRLADNGLGVVLISHNMNDVFAVSDRIAALYLGRMAAQVKSSDVTHSQVVELITAGRSGNLGLPPEKPSDFVDITPGEEQ; this is encoded by the coding sequence GTGGCCGCGACACCCCTACTGGAACTGCGCGGGATCAACAAGAGCTTCGGTCCCGTCCAGGTCCTGCACGACGTCGGACTCAACGTCTACCCGGGCGAGGTCACCGCCCTGGTCGGCGACAACGGCGCCGGTAAGTCCACCCTGGTCAAGTGCATCAGCGGTATCTACAACATCGACTCGGGCACGGCCGTCTTCGACGGCAAAGAGGTCGCCATCCACAGCCCCCGGGACGCGTCGGCTCTGGGCATCGAGGTCGTCTACCAGGACCTCGCGCTCTGCGACAACCTGGACATCGTCCAGAACATGTTCCTCGGCCGGGAGAAGAAGCGCGGCGTCGTCCTCGACGAGGCGACCATGGAGGAGATGGCCGGCGAGACGCTGCGCAGCCTCTCGGTACGCACCGTCAAGTCGCTGCGCCAGCTGGTCGCCAGCCTCTCCGGCGGTCAGCGGCAGACCGTGGCGATCGCCAAGGCCGTGCTCTGGAACAGCAAGGTCGTCATCCTCGACGAGCCGACCGCGGCCCTCGGCGTGGCGCAGACCGCGCAGGTGCTCGAGCTGGTCCGCCGGCTGGCCGACAACGGTCTCGGCGTCGTGCTGATCTCGCACAACATGAACGACGTCTTCGCCGTGTCGGACCGGATCGCCGCCCTCTACCTCGGCCGGATGGCCGCCCAGGTGAAGAGCTCCGATGTGACGCACTCCCAGGTCGTCGAGCTGATCACCGCCGGGCGCAGCGGCAACCTCGGTCTGCCGCCCGAGAAGCCCTCCGACTTCGTCGACATCACGCCGGGAGAAGAGCAGTGA